One stretch of Cheilinus undulatus linkage group 5, ASM1832078v1, whole genome shotgun sequence DNA includes these proteins:
- the fsta gene encoding follistatin-A isoform X3 → MFRMLKHHLHPGIFLFFIWLCHLMEHQKVQAGNCWLQQGKNGRCQVLYMPGMSREECCRSGRLGTSWTEEDVPNSTLFRWMIFNGGAPNCIPCKETCDNVDCGPGKRCKMNRRSKPRCVCAPDCSNITWKGPVCGSDGKTYKDECALLKAKCKGHPDLDVQYQGKCKKTCRDVLCPGSSTCVVDQTNNAYCVTCNRICPEVTSPEQYLCGNDGIIYASACHLRRATCLLGRSIGVAYEGKCIKAKSCEDIQCSAGKKCLWDARMSRGRCSLCDEACPESRTDEAVCASDNTTYPSECAMKQAACSMGVLLEVKHSGSCNCK, encoded by the exons CTGGGAACTGCTGGCTGCAGCAGGGGAAGAACGGGAGGTGCCAGGTGCTCTACATGCCCGGGATGAGCAGGGAGGAGTGCTGTCGGAGTGGAAGACTGGGGACGTCCTGGACCGAGGAGGACGTCCCCAATAGCACGCTCTTTAGGTGGATGATCTTCAATGGCGGAGCCCCCAATTGCATACCTTGCAAAG AAACCTGCGATAATGTCGACTGTGGGCCTGGAAAGAGGTGCAAGATGAACAGAAGAAGTAAGCCGCGCTGCGTGTGCGCGCCAGACTGCTCCAACATCACCTGGAAAGGACCTGTCTGCGGCTCAGACGGAAAGACCTACAAAGACGAATGCGCACTGCTGAAAGCGAAATGTAAAGGCCACCCAGACCTGGACGTGCAGTACCAGGGAAAGTGCAAGA AAACGTGCCGTGACGTCTTGTGCCCCGGCAGCTCCACATGCGTCGTGGACCAGACGAATAATGCGTATTGTGTGACGTGTAATCGGATTTGCCCCGAAGTGACGTCGCCCGAGCAGTACCTGTGTGGAAACGACGGGATCATCTACGCCAGCGCGTGTCACCTGAGAAGAGCTACCTGTCTCCTGGGCAGATCCATCGGAGTGGCATATGAGGGGAAATGCATCA AGGCCAAGTCATGTGAGGACATCCAGTGCAGCGCAGGGAAGAAGTGTCTGTGGGATGCTCGGATGAGCCGAGGCCGCTGTTCACTGTGTGATGAGGCCTGTCCGGAGAGCAGGACGGACGAGGCAGTGTGTGCCAGTGATAACACCACATATCCCAGTGAATGTGCCATGAAGCAGGCTGCCTGCTCTATGGGGGTTCTGCTGGAAGTCAAGCACTCGGGATCTTGCAACTGTAAGTaa
- the fsta gene encoding follistatin-A isoform X1, with the protein MFRMLKHHLHPGIFLFFIWLCHLMEHQKVQAGNCWLQQGKNGRCQVLYMPGMSREECCRSGRLGTSWTEEDVPNSTLFRWMIFNGGAPNCIPCKGGETCDNVDCGPGKRCKMNRRSKPRCVCAPDCSNITWKGPVCGSDGKTYKDECALLKAKCKGHPDLDVQYQGKCKKTCRDVLCPGSSTCVVDQTNNAYCVTCNRICPEVTSPEQYLCGNDGIIYASACHLRRATCLLGRSIGVAYEGKCIKAKSCEDIQCSAGKKCLWDARMSRGRCSLCDEACPESRTDEAVCASDNTTYPSECAMKQAACSMGVLLEVKHSGSCNSITEDHEEDEEDEDSDYKAYVHISSLLDG; encoded by the exons CTGGGAACTGCTGGCTGCAGCAGGGGAAGAACGGGAGGTGCCAGGTGCTCTACATGCCCGGGATGAGCAGGGAGGAGTGCTGTCGGAGTGGAAGACTGGGGACGTCCTGGACCGAGGAGGACGTCCCCAATAGCACGCTCTTTAGGTGGATGATCTTCAATGGCGGAGCCCCCAATTGCATACCTTGCAAAGGTGGAG AAACCTGCGATAATGTCGACTGTGGGCCTGGAAAGAGGTGCAAGATGAACAGAAGAAGTAAGCCGCGCTGCGTGTGCGCGCCAGACTGCTCCAACATCACCTGGAAAGGACCTGTCTGCGGCTCAGACGGAAAGACCTACAAAGACGAATGCGCACTGCTGAAAGCGAAATGTAAAGGCCACCCAGACCTGGACGTGCAGTACCAGGGAAAGTGCAAGA AAACGTGCCGTGACGTCTTGTGCCCCGGCAGCTCCACATGCGTCGTGGACCAGACGAATAATGCGTATTGTGTGACGTGTAATCGGATTTGCCCCGAAGTGACGTCGCCCGAGCAGTACCTGTGTGGAAACGACGGGATCATCTACGCCAGCGCGTGTCACCTGAGAAGAGCTACCTGTCTCCTGGGCAGATCCATCGGAGTGGCATATGAGGGGAAATGCATCA AGGCCAAGTCATGTGAGGACATCCAGTGCAGCGCAGGGAAGAAGTGTCTGTGGGATGCTCGGATGAGCCGAGGCCGCTGTTCACTGTGTGATGAGGCCTGTCCGGAGAGCAGGACGGACGAGGCAGTGTGTGCCAGTGATAACACCACATATCCCAGTGAATGTGCCATGAAGCAGGCTGCCTGCTCTATGGGGGTTCTGCTGGAAGTCAAGCACTCGGGATCTTGCAACT CCATTACAGAAGACCAtgaagaggatgaggaagatgaggacTCAGACTACAAGGCCTATGTCCATATATCTTCTTTACTGGATGGATAG
- the fsta gene encoding follistatin-A isoform X2 yields the protein MFRMLKHHLHPGIFLFFIWLCHLMEHQKVQAGNCWLQQGKNGRCQVLYMPGMSREECCRSGRLGTSWTEEDVPNSTLFRWMIFNGGAPNCIPCKETCDNVDCGPGKRCKMNRRSKPRCVCAPDCSNITWKGPVCGSDGKTYKDECALLKAKCKGHPDLDVQYQGKCKKTCRDVLCPGSSTCVVDQTNNAYCVTCNRICPEVTSPEQYLCGNDGIIYASACHLRRATCLLGRSIGVAYEGKCIKAKSCEDIQCSAGKKCLWDARMSRGRCSLCDEACPESRTDEAVCASDNTTYPSECAMKQAACSMGVLLEVKHSGSCNSITEDHEEDEEDEDSDYKAYVHISSLLDG from the exons CTGGGAACTGCTGGCTGCAGCAGGGGAAGAACGGGAGGTGCCAGGTGCTCTACATGCCCGGGATGAGCAGGGAGGAGTGCTGTCGGAGTGGAAGACTGGGGACGTCCTGGACCGAGGAGGACGTCCCCAATAGCACGCTCTTTAGGTGGATGATCTTCAATGGCGGAGCCCCCAATTGCATACCTTGCAAAG AAACCTGCGATAATGTCGACTGTGGGCCTGGAAAGAGGTGCAAGATGAACAGAAGAAGTAAGCCGCGCTGCGTGTGCGCGCCAGACTGCTCCAACATCACCTGGAAAGGACCTGTCTGCGGCTCAGACGGAAAGACCTACAAAGACGAATGCGCACTGCTGAAAGCGAAATGTAAAGGCCACCCAGACCTGGACGTGCAGTACCAGGGAAAGTGCAAGA AAACGTGCCGTGACGTCTTGTGCCCCGGCAGCTCCACATGCGTCGTGGACCAGACGAATAATGCGTATTGTGTGACGTGTAATCGGATTTGCCCCGAAGTGACGTCGCCCGAGCAGTACCTGTGTGGAAACGACGGGATCATCTACGCCAGCGCGTGTCACCTGAGAAGAGCTACCTGTCTCCTGGGCAGATCCATCGGAGTGGCATATGAGGGGAAATGCATCA AGGCCAAGTCATGTGAGGACATCCAGTGCAGCGCAGGGAAGAAGTGTCTGTGGGATGCTCGGATGAGCCGAGGCCGCTGTTCACTGTGTGATGAGGCCTGTCCGGAGAGCAGGACGGACGAGGCAGTGTGTGCCAGTGATAACACCACATATCCCAGTGAATGTGCCATGAAGCAGGCTGCCTGCTCTATGGGGGTTCTGCTGGAAGTCAAGCACTCGGGATCTTGCAACT CCATTACAGAAGACCAtgaagaggatgaggaagatgaggacTCAGACTACAAGGCCTATGTCCATATATCTTCTTTACTGGATGGATAG